The Borrelia sp. HM sequence AGTTTGATGGTAATCTTGACAATAGAAGTGATATTTAAAATGTGTTTTAATTTCTAAAATTAATTTGATTTATACGATTTTATTTCTTATGGAGGCGGAACATGTATAGCTATATTGTGGACGGTGGTTTTAAAATAGGTGGAATAATAAAAGCTAGTGGCAATAAAAATGCAGCTTTGCCTTGTATTACTGCTGCTTTACTTACAGATGAAGAAGTGATTTTAGAAAATATTCCAAATATTAAAGATGTAGAAGTTATTTTGGATATTTTAAAGGATCTTGGGGCTTGGATATCACGCGAGGGTGATGTTGTTAAAATTAAAGTTTTAAATGTTGTTAAAACTAATATAGATTCTTCTTTGGCAGATTTAATTAGGGCTTCAATTTTGTTTTTAGGTCCTATGCTTGCTAGGTGTGGTAGGGTCAATATTGCTCCTCCTGGTGGAGATGTTATTGGAAAAAGGCGTCTTGATACTCATTTTTATGGACTTTGTAAGCTTGGTGCTAGATTAATAAATAATGAACATATTGTTTTAGAGATCGATAAGTTGATTGGTGCTGAAATGTTTTTAGATGAGGCATCAGTTACTGCTACTGAGAATATTGTAATGGCTGCTGTTCTTGCTATTGGTGATACAGTAATAATGAATGCTGCATGTGAACCACATGTACAAGATTTGTGCAATATGTTGAATTCTATGGGTGCTGATATATCTGGTATTGGTTCTAATATGCTTAGAATAAGAGGTGTAAAAAAGTTAGGTGGAACTAGATTTCGTATAGGAGCTGATTTTATGCAGGTAGGATCTTTAATTAGTCTTTCTGCGTTAACAGGAGGTGAGCTTGAGATTAAAAAGGCCGATCCCAAAAATTTTGTTTTAATCAAGCATGTATATTCAAAACTTGGTATTAATTTTGAGTATGATAATGACAACATATATGTTAAGGAAAAACAAGATTTGAAGGTAAAGTTAGATTTTGGAGGGCATATCCCTAAAATTGATGATGGGCCGTGGCCAGCTTTCCCAACAGACCTTATGAGTATAATGATAGTAACTGCTACTCAGGTTCAAGGAACTGTTCTTATTTTTGAGAAAATGTTTGAATCTAGGATGTTTTTTGTAGATAAACTTATTAAAATGGGTGCTCAGATTGTTCTTTGTGATTCTCATCGTGCTGTAGTTACAGGAAAAACTATCCTTAAAGGAAGTAATGTGTCTTCTCCTGATGTTAGAGCTGGTATGTCTTTGCTTATTGCAGCTCTTTGTGCTAAGGGCGAGAGTCGTATTCAAAATATTTATCAGATTGAAAGAGGATATGAAGATGTTGTTGATAAATTAAGTTGTTTGGGAGCAAGGATTAGAAAAGTGTTAGAAAAGTAGAAATTATATTTTTTTTCTTAAAGGATTAATTTGATTGTTGAGTGAAAGAAAGATACTAACAATTTTATTATTAGTGTTGTATAAATTTAGGGTTATGTAATATTTAATATTAAAAAGCTTGGTATTTATGTGTTGATATATTATTATTTAAAAAGGAAAAAATTGTCTATGTAGGTTTCAGATTTAATTTAATTTTTTAAATTAAATAAATAAATAATTAAATAAATTGTATATGAAGTCTAATTAAATTTTATAAGTGTAATATGCAAGATGTGCTTTTATGATAATAAGTAAGACTAAAACTAGAGAATTAATATTAGAAGGTAACATATATCGAGTACTTTTGGTTATCAGTTTCCCTGTTGTGATCACTAATATGCTTCAGGCTCTTTATGAGCTTACAGATATGTTTTATGTTGGAAAACTTGGGGCTATGGCGATTGCTGCATTGTCTCTTACTGTTCCTATTAATTTTCTTATTATGGTTTTTGCTATGGGAATGGCTATTGGAAGTGTGTCTTTAATGTCTAAATCTATTGGAGAGGAGACTTTTTCTAAATTTTCGAAATATGCAGGTCAGTTAATATTTTTAAATTTTGTATTGTCTTTGTTT is a genomic window containing:
- the murA gene encoding UDP-N-acetylglucosamine 1-carboxyvinyltransferase, whose amino-acid sequence is MYSYIVDGGFKIGGIIKASGNKNAALPCITAALLTDEEVILENIPNIKDVEVILDILKDLGAWISREGDVVKIKVLNVVKTNIDSSLADLIRASILFLGPMLARCGRVNIAPPGGDVIGKRRLDTHFYGLCKLGARLINNEHIVLEIDKLIGAEMFLDEASVTATENIVMAAVLAIGDTVIMNAACEPHVQDLCNMLNSMGADISGIGSNMLRIRGVKKLGGTRFRIGADFMQVGSLISLSALTGGELEIKKADPKNFVLIKHVYSKLGINFEYDNDNIYVKEKQDLKVKLDFGGHIPKIDDGPWPAFPTDLMSIMIVTATQVQGTVLIFEKMFESRMFFVDKLIKMGAQIVLCDSHRAVVTGKTILKGSNVSSPDVRAGMSLLIAALCAKGESRIQNIYQIERGYEDVVDKLSCLGARIRKVLEK